In the Candidatus Paceibacterota bacterium genome, one interval contains:
- a CDS encoding helix-turn-helix transcriptional regulator — protein sequence MKSTNKSTIAENIKKYRNKIGVSQDKLSKLADVTYNTIIKIESGANINPTIETLSKIAKALGVGVDDLIK from the coding sequence ATGAAGTCAACGAACAAATCCACAATCGCAGAGAATATAAAGAAATACCGGAATAAAATCGGTGTTTCTCAAGACAAGCTCTCAAAACTTGCTGATGTTACCTACAACACGATCATCAAGATTGAATCGGGAGCGAATATCAACCCAACCATAGAAACGCTATCCAAAATCGCTAAAGCGCTTGGTGTTGGCGTTGATGATTTAATCAAATAA